The Helianthus annuus cultivar XRQ/B chromosome 16, HanXRQr2.0-SUNRISE, whole genome shotgun sequence genome includes a window with the following:
- the LOC110915048 gene encoding glutathione S-transferase T3-like — protein sequence MNPFNRGFIPPRSSADPNQSGNPTRPVAPVPTRPNPFGSGFLDYNQQSPGFMNLLNQPLSWDPNLYGWNPSQNMDGMGSSQAFGSAQAFGSPLHEPDVVPETQPEVPDTQPETQKGKGKAKRAHKKKVETNTRTKKNVQTWEPEEEYALTRAFIDVSEDPVIANNQSKTVFWNRIRELFFELMGRGEEYRLPDSISGKWSDINKKCTNFQTVYQRLYSGWKSGSSDEDITQEALVEYTNANGHFPYMKCWQILRHSPKWAVVTTPSGRSGNTRPSKRSKTNESGEPETPTSDARNIGLNEDIPDDEPVEELPRPPGRKSRAKKPESSSMSMGTNMSHAFSEINKRLQDIHELGNKRLEENEKVTEIMRDRQWAHDFDFYSKPHDHLTGKALKMALAQKERIEKKYNL from the exons ATGAATCCATTCAATCGGGGCTTCATTCCTCCCCGATCTAGTGCGGACCCAAACCAAAGTGGCAATCCTACTCGTCCCGTGGCACCGGTTCCCACTAGACCCAACCCTTTCGGCTCCGGTTTTCTCGATTACAATCAACAAAGTCCCGGGTTCATGAATCTTTTGAACCAACCGTTATCATGGGACCCTAATCTCTACGGGTGGAACCCAAGTCAAAACATGGATGGGATGGGGTCGTCTCAAGCGTTTGGGTCGGCTCAAGCGTTCGGCTCCCCACTACACGAACCCGATGTTGttccggagacgcaacccgaggTACCGGATACGCAACCGGAGAcgcaaaaaggaaaaggaaaagcaaAACGGGCACATAAAAAGAAAGTGGAAACCAACACCCGAACGAAAAAAAATGTGCAAACGTGGGAGCCCGAAGAGGAGTATGCGTTAACCCGCGCTTTCATCGATGTTTCGGAGGACCCGGTCATag caaacaatcaaagtaaaaCCGTATTTTGGAACCGAATACGAGAACTCTTTTTCGAGCTCATGGGTAGGGGAGAGGAATACCGCCTACCGGACTCTATATCGGGGAAGTGGTCCGATATAAACAAGAAgtgcacaaactttcaaaccgtgTACCAACGCTTGTATTCCGGGTGGAAAAGTGGAAGTAGCGATGAAGACATTACGCAAGAGGCATTGGTCGAGTATACGAACGCTAATGGCCATTTCCCGTACATGAAGTGTTGGCAAATCCTTCGCCATAGCCCCAAATGGGCCGTCGTAACTACTCCTAGTGGTCGTTCGGGAAATACACGGCCATCAAAGAGGTCCAAAACAAACGAGTCGGGTGAACCCGAAACGCCAACCTCCGACGCTCGAAACATCGGCTTGAACGAGGATATTCCGGATGACGAGCCGGTGGAGGAGCTACCAAGACCGCCCGGAAGAAAAAGCCGGGCGAAAAAACCCGAGTCGTCGTCGATGTCTATGGGAACGAATATGAGTCACGCATTTTCGGAGATAAACAAGCGGCTTCAAGACATACACGAACTCGGTAACAAACGTTTGGAGGAGAACGAAAAAGTTACGGAGATTATGCGGGATCGACAATGGGCTCACGACTTTGACTTCTACTCCAAACCGCATGACCACTTAACGGGAAAAGCTTTGAAAATGGCGTTGGCTCAAAAGGAGcggattgaaaaaaaatataatctttga